One region of Budorcas taxicolor isolate Tak-1 chromosome 3, Takin1.1, whole genome shotgun sequence genomic DNA includes:
- the CD244 gene encoding natural killer cell receptor 2B4: MPSYSNSSNNFMLSWKNGSGWTEERGTLNQILNHFNQRFNVTSKDFTLLIKAAQPQDSGLYVLEVTDHSGKFWEHKFQVSIFDRVEKPHLVEKWKVLDGGVCQVTLSCLVTRGGDVSYAWYKGSNLIQIPENITELVENVDVNGSHFYTCNVSNLVSWANHSLQLTQGCQRDHQGFTFLFILVSIVILLVALFLGTLTCFCVWRRKRKQSRTIPEVLTVYEDVNTMRTRRNQEQKPPGEGNTIYSTIQSQASASTSQDNANTLYSLVQTPCKTGSKKTKRSPSFSKTIYEEVGKRTSKAENPARLSRRELENFWIYS, from the exons ATGCCCTCATACTCAAATTCAAGTAATAATTTTATGCTGTCTTGGAAGAATGGTTCTGGTTGGACTGAAGAAAGGGGAACTTTGAATCAGATTTTAAATCATTTCAACCAAAGATTCAATGTTACAAGCAAGGACTTCACTCTTCTCATCAAGGCAGCTCAGCCACAGGACAGTGGCCTCTACGTCCTGGAGGTCACCGATCACTCTGGGAAATTTTGGGAACACAAGTTCCAGGTTTCTATATTTG ATCGTGTTGAGAAGCCCCACCTGGTGGAGAAGTGGAAGGTCCTGGATGGGGGCGTTTGTCAAGTGACTCTGTCCTGCTTAGTCACCAGAGGTGGTGATGTGAGCTATGCTTGGTATAAAGGGAGTAATCTGATCCAGATACCTGAGAACATCACAGAACTGGTGGAGAACGTTGATGTCAATGGTTCGCACTTCTATACCTGCAATGTCAGCAATCTAGTCAGTTGGGCAAACCACAGCCTCCAGCTAACGCAGGGCTGTCAGAGAGACCACCAAG GTTTCACCTTTCTGTTCATTTTGGTGAGCATCGTGATTCTCCTTGTGGCACTGTTCCTGGGCACCCTCACCTGCTTCTGtgtctggaggaggaagaggaaacagtCAC GGACAATCCCAGAAGTTCTGACAGTTTATGAAGATGTCAACACCATGCGAACCAGGAGGAATCAA GAGCagaaaccccctggagaagggaataccatcTACTCCACGATCCAGTCCCAG GCTTCTGCTTCCACGTCACAAGATAATGCAAATACACTGTATTCATTGGTACAGACTCCCTGCAAG ACTGGATCCAAGAAGACAAAACGAAGCCCGTCCTTCAGTAAAACTATCTATGAAGAG GTTGGAAAAAGAACTTCCAAAGCTGAGAACCCTGCTCGACTGAGTCGTAGGGAGCTGGAGAACTTCTGGATATATTCCTAG